A region of Paenibacillus sp. 37 DNA encodes the following proteins:
- a CDS encoding GNAT family N-acetyltransferase translates to MIREAEARDAEVIERLYKELLPNNLNTKVLAERIEEVRNNPNSFLFVYELGDQVIGTAHLHICLDALVENRPFGVVERVIITEHVQSKGYGSELMKYVEDVCVQKNCVKVFLTSGSSRHEAHHFYTKLGYDGESSKAFKKYL, encoded by the coding sequence ATGATAAGAGAGGCAGAAGCTAGGGATGCAGAGGTTATCGAAAGACTGTATAAAGAATTATTGCCGAACAACTTAAACACAAAGGTATTGGCAGAACGGATTGAAGAGGTTCGAAATAACCCAAACAGTTTCTTGTTCGTTTATGAACTGGGTGATCAGGTGATCGGCACGGCTCATTTACATATTTGTCTGGATGCTTTGGTGGAAAATAGACCCTTCGGCGTAGTTGAGCGGGTTATTATTACGGAACATGTGCAGAGCAAGGGATATGGTTCTGAATTGATGAAATATGTGGAAGACGTATGTGTACAGAAAAATTGTGTGAAGGTGTTTCTTACCAGTGGATCATCCAGACATGAAGCACATCACTTTTATACGAAATTGGGGTACGACGGAGAATCCAGCAAGGCATTTAAAAAGTATTTATAA
- a CDS encoding GNAT family N-acetyltransferase: MDVKKVTLQPITKENELECIHLKPREDQLELVASNADSLIHATKEITSKPYGILAEDQMVGFILFDNEIYNDGYYWILRFMIDEKYQGKGYGKLAIQEVIRMLQERSDCQQIRVSHVPHNSAANALYKRCGFQDTGEFEDNGDIILSYQVR, translated from the coding sequence GTGGATGTGAAGAAAGTAACCCTACAACCCATAACCAAAGAAAATGAACTTGAGTGCATCCACCTTAAACCACGGGAAGATCAGCTGGAGTTGGTCGCAAGCAATGCGGATTCATTGATTCATGCAACGAAGGAAATTACGTCCAAACCATACGGTATTTTGGCAGAGGATCAGATGGTCGGTTTTATTTTATTTGATAACGAGATCTACAATGACGGGTATTACTGGATTCTGCGCTTCATGATTGACGAGAAGTATCAGGGGAAGGGTTACGGCAAACTTGCTATTCAAGAAGTGATTCGTATGTTGCAAGAGAGAAGTGATTGCCAGCAAATCAGGGTATCGCATGTTCCGCATAATAGTGCGGCAAATGCGCTGTATAAGCGGTGCGGATTTCAGGACACGGGTGAATTCGAGGACAACGGTGATATCATTTTAAGTTATCAAGTGAGGTAA
- a CDS encoding GNAT family N-acetyltransferase: MKIEFATEADYDYILDRDRHIHHALLKTKINEKEIFILWDEDEDEGSRVGWMRYGYFWDNLPFMNMIWIDEPYRNGGYGKKVVHHWESLMKQQGFDTVMTSTQSDEHAQHFYRKLGYVDAGALLLDTQPLEIILIKKI, encoded by the coding sequence ATGAAGATTGAATTTGCAACGGAAGCTGACTACGACTATATCTTGGATAGAGATCGGCATATCCATCATGCACTTTTGAAAACCAAGATCAATGAGAAAGAAATATTCATTCTATGGGACGAGGATGAGGACGAGGGATCAAGAGTTGGATGGATGAGGTACGGTTACTTTTGGGACAACCTTCCCTTCATGAATATGATCTGGATAGATGAACCCTATCGAAACGGCGGATATGGCAAAAAAGTAGTGCATCACTGGGAAAGTCTAATGAAGCAACAAGGCTTCGATACCGTGATGACTTCAACGCAATCAGACGAACATGCCCAACATTTCTATCGAAAGCTGGGGTATGTTGATGCAGGGGCTCTGTTGCTGGATACACAACCTTTGGAGATTATATTGATCAAGAAAATATAG
- a CDS encoding amidohydrolase: MKQAYWLTNVTVERGYVREGEQVTGTRTSPAHLRIEDGVIAEIVEGNNPLSSDLPQVDGKGLLLLPSFEEAHIHLDKTYYDGPWTAVKRISSIFERIEEEKVLLPKLLPDAQRQAKSILTLIQGYGSTHVRSHCNIEPVSGLKRLEATRQALESFSGKISSEIVAFPQHGLLRSNSVELMGQAMQEGATHVGGLDPYTVDEDIEKSLNAMVELAVQHQAGIDIHLHDGGQAGKQTLLELANLTETAGLQGKVTISHAFWFARAEQQEAEDMAQRMASLGMSIASTVPIGRTMMPLPLLHRMGVDVKLATDSLTDHWSPFGNGDLLEKAGRFAELYGYSDELSLSQSLAWVTGGITPLDSQGEQVWPKVGDTASFVLVHASCSAEAVARRSARQAVWYKGQLVSGSISH, translated from the coding sequence ATGAAGCAGGCTTATTGGTTAACCAACGTGACTGTGGAGCGGGGGTATGTTCGGGAGGGAGAACAGGTGACGGGGACGCGGACAAGCCCCGCTCATCTACGGATTGAAGATGGAGTGATCGCGGAGATTGTGGAAGGAAACAACCCGCTGTCTAGCGATCTACCACAAGTAGATGGCAAGGGACTTCTGCTGCTGCCTTCGTTCGAGGAGGCACATATTCATCTGGATAAAACCTACTACGATGGGCCGTGGACAGCCGTTAAACGGATCTCCAGTATTTTCGAACGTATTGAAGAAGAAAAGGTTCTGTTACCCAAGCTACTGCCAGATGCCCAGCGTCAAGCGAAGAGTATTCTGACCTTGATCCAGGGGTACGGCTCCACTCATGTACGTAGCCATTGCAATATTGAACCTGTCAGTGGCTTGAAAAGACTGGAAGCGACGCGGCAGGCTCTGGAATCATTTTCGGGGAAAATCTCTTCGGAAATCGTGGCTTTCCCGCAGCATGGACTACTTCGCTCGAATTCAGTGGAGCTTATGGGCCAAGCGATGCAGGAAGGTGCAACACATGTGGGTGGACTCGATCCCTATACCGTGGACGAAGACATCGAGAAATCACTGAATGCCATGGTTGAACTGGCTGTTCAGCACCAGGCGGGCATTGACATACATCTGCATGATGGAGGTCAGGCCGGCAAACAAACGCTGCTGGAACTCGCAAATCTGACAGAAACAGCAGGGCTTCAAGGTAAAGTTACGATAAGTCATGCGTTCTGGTTCGCCCGCGCAGAGCAGCAGGAAGCAGAAGATATGGCGCAGCGAATGGCTTCGCTTGGGATGAGCATTGCTTCCACGGTGCCCATCGGCAGAACGATGATGCCACTTCCCTTGCTCCATCGTATGGGCGTGGACGTGAAGCTGGCCACAGACAGCCTGACAGATCATTGGTCTCCTTTTGGCAATGGGGATCTGCTTGAGAAAGCGGGACGATTCGCAGAACTGTACGGATATAGTGACGAACTGTCCTTGTCTCAATCTTTGGCATGGGTAACAGGCGGTATTACACCGCTGGATTCACAAGGGGAACAGGTATGGCCGAAGGTAGGCGACACCGCGAGTTTTGTATTGGTGCATGCGAGTTGTTCGGCGGAAGCCGTTGCGCGGCGATCTGCGCGGCAGGCCGTATGGTACAAGGGGCAATTGGTGAGCGGATCGATATCGCATTGA
- a CDS encoding methylated-DNA--[protein]-cysteine S-methyltransferase, protein MRKKLMYTTMQLDGRPWVLLATEQGLCRVVMPNETLEDWNGWIQKVAPGVELEENEHALKQTGMMDWLQSYFAGEPMAYTDAIPLDLIGTNFQQEVWRELGRVPYGEIRTYGDIAAAIGRPSAVRAVGAANGANPIPVLLPCHRIIGANRKLTGFRGGLEMKRRLLDIEQIEGVTDGGHARFHF, encoded by the coding sequence ATGAGAAAAAAGTTGATGTACACCACGATGCAGTTGGACGGTCGTCCATGGGTGCTGCTCGCTACGGAACAGGGATTGTGCCGAGTGGTTATGCCCAACGAAACACTGGAGGATTGGAACGGCTGGATACAGAAAGTAGCACCTGGCGTGGAACTGGAAGAGAACGAGCATGCTCTGAAACAAACAGGTATGATGGACTGGTTGCAGTCCTACTTTGCAGGAGAACCCATGGCTTATACAGATGCGATCCCACTGGACTTGATCGGAACGAACTTTCAACAAGAGGTATGGAGAGAGCTAGGGCGTGTGCCTTACGGTGAAATTCGGACCTATGGAGATATTGCCGCTGCGATTGGAAGACCTTCGGCTGTGCGAGCGGTTGGGGCTGCAAATGGAGCCAATCCAATTCCGGTTCTGCTACCATGCCACCGCATTATTGGGGCTAATCGCAAGCTGACCGGGTTCCGTGGAGGCCTGGAGATGAAGCGCAGACTGCTGGATATCGAACAGATTGAAGGCGTGACCGATGGAGGGCATGCGCGATTTCATTTTTAA
- a CDS encoding DNA alkylation repair protein, with protein MEVDIRTQLFSMVEPEYQKFSAALIPNITNVLGVRLPALRKIAKQLAAGDWRTYLETAEDEYFEEVMLQAMVIGHVQADLDELLKAIETFVPKIDNWSVCDSFCAGLKYTKVHSEPMWAFLQPYLRSDQEYEIRFGVVMLLNFYLNERYIDQVLSALDHIRHEAYYVKMAVAWAISMAYVKQPEVTMRYLRHNTLDDFTYNKALQKITESYRVDPESKQIIRSMKRKVKKQIIS; from the coding sequence GTGGAAGTAGATATCAGAACACAATTGTTCAGCATGGTTGAGCCGGAATATCAGAAATTCTCGGCTGCACTTATTCCCAACATCACGAATGTACTTGGTGTAAGGTTGCCAGCCTTACGAAAAATTGCCAAGCAGCTTGCCGCGGGGGACTGGCGCACGTATCTGGAAACGGCAGAGGACGAATATTTTGAAGAAGTGATGTTACAAGCAATGGTCATTGGACATGTCCAGGCTGATCTGGACGAACTGTTAAAGGCTATTGAAACATTTGTACCGAAGATTGACAACTGGTCGGTGTGTGACAGCTTCTGTGCGGGACTGAAATATACAAAGGTTCATTCGGAGCCCATGTGGGCGTTCTTGCAGCCGTATCTGAGATCAGATCAGGAATATGAGATCCGGTTTGGTGTGGTCATGTTGTTGAATTTTTATCTGAATGAGAGATATATTGATCAGGTTCTATCCGCATTGGATCACATTAGACACGAGGCGTATTATGTGAAAATGGCAGTGGCTTGGGCCATCTCAATGGCCTATGTGAAACAACCTGAGGTGACCATGCGTTATCTGAGGCATAATACCTTGGACGATTTTACGTATAATAAGGCACTTCAGAAAATCACGGAATCTTATCGCGTGGATCCGGAGAGCAAGCAGATCATCCGCAGTATGAAACGTAAGGTGAAGAAGCAGATTATCTCCTAG
- the mgtE gene encoding magnesium transporter translates to MNGPHTKKDFSVEEITEQLVQHVQSRNLPDFYKLVKELHPYDLSLVYKKFPEEETNRFLLLFKPDALADLAETLKLHEQIQLFERLGPERTLEVMQQMDKSDLIRFMHDLPAKRREELLSNMNLDHSAIIRSVLNYPPETAGRIMTDQYRTLLAHETAKEALRQSQGTMHISASSYLYVTDNEGKLVGVVSYRSLALADDKTQVEELMTRRVIHATVDMDQEEAAQLLQRYEFIALPVVDENHRLCGIIQMDDVIDIIMDEASEDLAKMGGGSKDIDFDTKPLVAVRRRLPWLILLLLIGLISGSIVDFFEDTLNQVVALAFFMPMIAGMTGNTGTQSLAVVVRGLIGRKLDKATVLALIGREIKVGTMIGLVCGLLITVIAYFWQGDWLLGAIIGVSLFLTLVIGTLTGTCIPLLLSRFKVDPAVASGPLITTLNDILSLFIYFGIATRFLDALM, encoded by the coding sequence ATGAACGGACCTCATACCAAGAAAGATTTCTCCGTGGAGGAGATCACCGAGCAACTCGTGCAGCATGTACAATCCCGGAACCTTCCCGATTTTTATAAATTGGTGAAAGAACTGCATCCCTACGACCTCTCACTTGTATATAAAAAGTTCCCTGAAGAAGAAACCAATCGGTTTCTGCTCCTGTTCAAACCCGATGCTCTGGCGGATCTCGCCGAGACCTTGAAGCTGCACGAACAGATTCAACTGTTTGAACGACTTGGGCCGGAACGAACACTTGAAGTCATGCAGCAGATGGACAAAAGTGATTTGATCCGGTTCATGCACGATTTGCCTGCCAAACGCAGAGAAGAATTGCTGTCCAACATGAACCTGGATCACTCTGCTATTATCCGATCCGTGCTTAATTACCCGCCGGAGACGGCAGGGCGTATCATGACAGATCAATATCGGACCCTGCTCGCTCATGAGACAGCCAAGGAGGCCTTACGACAATCGCAAGGTACTATGCATATCTCAGCCTCCAGTTATCTCTATGTAACCGATAATGAAGGCAAACTGGTCGGTGTCGTGAGTTATCGATCCCTTGCCTTGGCTGACGATAAGACCCAGGTTGAAGAACTAATGACCCGGCGGGTGATCCATGCAACGGTAGATATGGACCAGGAAGAAGCAGCACAGCTTCTACAGCGTTATGAGTTTATTGCACTTCCGGTGGTGGATGAAAATCACAGGTTATGCGGTATCATTCAGATGGATGATGTCATCGATATTATTATGGATGAAGCAAGTGAAGATTTGGCCAAGATGGGGGGCGGCAGCAAGGATATCGACTTTGATACCAAACCACTCGTGGCCGTCAGACGCAGGCTTCCCTGGCTCATTCTATTACTGCTGATTGGCCTAATCTCAGGAAGCATCGTGGATTTTTTCGAGGATACACTGAATCAGGTTGTCGCACTGGCATTCTTTATGCCGATGATCGCGGGTATGACCGGTAACACAGGAACGCAATCTCTGGCTGTCGTAGTACGAGGACTAATCGGACGCAAGCTCGACAAAGCCACCGTACTCGCACTGATTGGCCGGGAGATCAAAGTAGGCACAATGATTGGCTTGGTATGCGGATTACTGATCACCGTCATTGCTTATTTCTGGCAAGGGGACTGGCTGCTGGGCGCGATTATTGGGGTATCTCTGTTTCTCACTCTTGTCATTGGTACGCTGACCGGTACATGCATCCCGCTTCTGCTTAGTCGTTTCAAAGTCGATCCGGCTGTTGCCTCTGGCCCATTAATCACCACATTGAATGATATATTGTCCCTGTTTATCTATTTTGGAATCGCCACACGTTTCCTCGATGCCTTGATGTAA
- the mmsB gene encoding multiple monosaccharide ABC transporter permease, whose protein sequence is MEMITKLFKNNIRQYGMIIALVVIMLLFEVLTGGLLLKPINITNLILQNSYILVLAIGMVLVIITGHIDLSVGSIAAFVGAVAAIMMVDWQLPAWLAVIASLLVGALIGAWQGFWIAYVRIPAFIVTLAGMLLFRGLTMIVLEGQSISPFPGGFQKISSGFLPDIHFSGFGLVSIIVGLVLTVWYIVNELRERRSQRKYGFEVVSQGLFLLKLIVVAAVTNLFTFVLASYAGIPNILVLLFVLIVVYSFVMNRTVMGRHVYALGGNEKAAGLSGVKTKKVTFWVFVNMGTLAAVSGLIFAARLNAATPRAGTNFELDAIAACFIGGASASGGIGTVFGAIIGGLVMGVLNNGMSLIGLGIDWQQGIKGLVLLLAVAFDIYNKNKRSA, encoded by the coding sequence ATGGAAATGATAACAAAACTGTTCAAAAATAATATCCGTCAATACGGCATGATTATTGCCTTGGTAGTGATTATGCTCTTGTTCGAGGTACTTACAGGCGGGCTGTTGCTCAAGCCGATTAATATTACAAATTTGATTTTGCAGAACAGCTACATTCTGGTGCTGGCGATCGGAATGGTGCTGGTCATCATTACCGGACATATTGACTTGTCTGTTGGTTCCATTGCAGCCTTTGTTGGTGCTGTTGCCGCAATTATGATGGTTGATTGGCAGCTTCCGGCTTGGCTTGCAGTCATCGCATCCTTGCTGGTGGGCGCTTTGATCGGTGCATGGCAAGGCTTCTGGATCGCATATGTACGAATTCCGGCATTTATCGTGACGCTGGCAGGGATGCTTCTGTTCCGCGGTTTGACGATGATTGTGCTGGAGGGACAGTCGATCTCTCCTTTTCCGGGTGGATTCCAGAAAATAAGCTCGGGTTTCCTGCCGGATATTCACTTCTCAGGCTTCGGTCTGGTATCCATTATTGTGGGTCTTGTGCTCACCGTCTGGTACATTGTCAATGAACTGCGGGAACGCCGTTCCCAGCGAAAATATGGATTCGAGGTTGTATCACAGGGACTATTTCTGCTCAAGTTGATTGTGGTGGCTGCCGTGACCAATCTGTTTACATTTGTACTCGCGAGTTACGCGGGAATTCCGAATATTCTGGTCCTGCTGTTTGTCCTGATCGTTGTGTACTCCTTCGTTATGAATCGTACTGTCATGGGACGGCATGTGTATGCGCTTGGAGGTAATGAGAAGGCCGCAGGTCTGTCTGGGGTCAAAACAAAAAAGGTTACCTTTTGGGTTTTCGTGAACATGGGTACGCTTGCCGCGGTATCCGGGTTGATCTTCGCCGCACGTCTGAATGCGGCTACGCCAAGAGCAGGTACCAACTTTGAGCTGGATGCCATTGCGGCCTGCTTCATCGGTGGTGCTTCCGCTTCAGGGGGGATAGGTACGGTATTTGGTGCCATCATCGGTGGTTTGGTTATGGGTGTGTTGAATAACGGGATGTCCCTGATTGGTCTCGGTATTGACTGGCAACAGGGGATTAAGGGATTGGTACTGCTGCTGGCTGTAGCATTTGATATCTATAATAAAAATAAAAGATCAGCGTAA
- the mmsA gene encoding multiple monosaccharide ABC transporter ATP-binding protein, which produces MAGIILEMKNITKTFPGVKALENVNLKVREGEIHSICGENGAGKSTLMKVLSGVYPHGTYEGDILFQGKNCEFKDIKQSEDLGIVIIHQELALIPYLSIAENIYLGNERAHRGIVDWKETFVGTRELLSKVGLSENPNTLVSSIGVGKQQLVEIAKALSKKVRLLILDEPTAALNEDDSENLLQLMLEFKKQGIACILISHKLNEVSKVSDSVTILRDGKTIETLDMKKEKVTEDRIISGMVGRDLTSRYPERHATIGEVILEVKDWTVYHEHHAERKVLDQIHMNIRRGEIVGIAGLMGAGRTELAMSIFGKSYGRNISGQLIKNGKPIHNNTVTEAIQNGFAYVTEDRKEYGLILMDDIKRNISLTGLSKLTRNAVVNEREEVLVAEEMKKSMNIKAPSILQKTGNLSGGNQQKVVLSKWIFAGPDILILDEPTRGIDVGAKFEIYTIIHRLAAEGKGVLVISSELPEVLGLCDRIYVMNAGRITGEVSREQASQETLMRYMTKSGGGKHGNDNKTVQK; this is translated from the coding sequence ATGGCCGGAATCATTCTGGAAATGAAAAACATCACCAAAACCTTTCCTGGCGTCAAAGCGCTGGAAAATGTCAATCTGAAAGTCCGTGAAGGCGAAATTCATTCCATATGTGGTGAAAATGGCGCAGGTAAATCTACGTTGATGAAGGTACTGAGTGGTGTATATCCACATGGCACGTATGAAGGCGACATTTTATTTCAGGGCAAAAATTGTGAGTTCAAGGATATTAAGCAGAGCGAGGATCTGGGGATTGTCATTATCCATCAGGAGTTGGCCCTGATTCCCTACCTTTCAATCGCGGAAAATATATATCTGGGCAATGAACGTGCCCACAGAGGCATTGTGGACTGGAAAGAAACATTTGTGGGTACACGAGAACTGCTCTCGAAGGTGGGACTGAGCGAAAATCCAAACACGCTGGTATCCAGCATCGGGGTAGGCAAACAGCAACTGGTCGAAATTGCGAAGGCGCTCTCCAAAAAGGTTCGGCTGCTTATTTTGGATGAGCCAACCGCTGCGCTGAACGAGGACGACAGTGAAAATCTCCTGCAATTGATGCTGGAATTCAAGAAACAGGGCATCGCCTGTATCCTGATCTCACACAAGCTGAATGAGGTATCCAAGGTATCCGATTCAGTGACCATTTTACGAGATGGCAAGACAATTGAGACGTTGGATATGAAGAAGGAAAAAGTGACGGAGGACCGGATTATTAGCGGAATGGTAGGACGTGATCTCACCAGCCGTTATCCGGAGCGTCATGCGACCATTGGTGAAGTTATCCTTGAGGTAAAAGACTGGACGGTATATCACGAACATCATGCCGAGCGGAAAGTACTGGATCAGATCCATATGAATATCAGACGTGGTGAGATTGTAGGTATTGCCGGGCTGATGGGCGCTGGGCGTACCGAACTTGCCATGAGTATCTTTGGCAAATCCTATGGCCGGAATATTTCGGGTCAACTCATTAAGAATGGCAAACCGATCCACAACAATACCGTCACAGAGGCTATTCAGAATGGGTTTGCTTATGTGACAGAAGACCGCAAGGAATACGGACTCATTCTGATGGATGACATCAAGCGCAATATTTCCTTAACGGGTCTGAGCAAGCTGACGCGAAACGCGGTAGTGAACGAGCGCGAAGAAGTGCTGGTCGCGGAAGAGATGAAGAAAAGCATGAATATCAAAGCACCAAGTATTTTGCAGAAGACCGGTAATCTGAGTGGTGGCAACCAGCAAAAAGTGGTGCTCAGCAAATGGATTTTTGCCGGACCAGATATTCTTATCCTGGATGAACCTACCCGCGGTATTGATGTGGGAGCGAAATTCGAAATCTATACGATTATTCATCGGCTTGCTGCTGAAGGCAAGGGCGTACTGGTAATCTCATCCGAGCTTCCGGAGGTTCTTGGCCTGTGTGACCGGATCTATGTGATGAATGCCGGACGAATCACCGGTGAAGTCAGCCGGGAGCAAGCATCGCAGGAAACGTTGATGAGATATATGACCAAGTCTGGAGGCGGCAAGCATGGAAATGATAACAAAACTGTTCAAAAATAA
- the chvE gene encoding multiple monosaccharide ABC transporter substrate-binding protein, which translates to MKKGAMLIWLLVMTLMLSACNLAESGPGSKEKGYVGISMPTKSSERWVGDGENMVRLFQEQGYKTDLQYAEDVVENQISQIENMITKGVDVMVIASVDGNTLTDVIKKAHDEGIQVISYDRLIRNTPYLTYYATFDNFKVGVLQASYIEQKLGLKDGKGPYNIELFGGSPDDNNAYFFFDGAMSVLKPYIDSGKLVVRSKQMTMAQIATLRWDGALAQSRMDNLLSAYYSGDNLDAVLSPYDGISIGIISSLKGIGYGTSNKPLPVITGQDAELASIKSIVAGEQTQTVFKDTRKLAEKTVEMANSILQGKQAEVNDKTSYNNGIEVVPAYLLDPISVDRTNVEQDIVGTQYYTKEEIGLK; encoded by the coding sequence ATGAAAAAAGGAGCAATGCTCATCTGGCTTCTGGTGATGACCTTGATGCTCTCGGCCTGTAATCTGGCAGAGAGTGGCCCAGGCAGCAAAGAAAAGGGATATGTCGGTATATCGATGCCAACCAAATCATCAGAGCGATGGGTGGGAGACGGGGAGAACATGGTCCGTCTGTTTCAGGAGCAGGGGTACAAAACCGATCTTCAGTATGCTGAGGATGTGGTTGAAAATCAGATTTCACAGATTGAAAACATGATCACCAAAGGTGTGGATGTGATGGTTATCGCGTCCGTGGATGGCAATACATTAACGGATGTAATCAAGAAAGCGCATGACGAAGGGATCCAGGTGATCTCGTATGACCGGCTCATTCGCAATACGCCCTATTTAACCTATTATGCCACGTTCGACAATTTTAAGGTAGGTGTGCTTCAAGCCTCCTACATCGAACAAAAGCTTGGGCTCAAGGATGGAAAAGGACCATATAACATTGAGCTGTTTGGTGGCTCTCCGGATGATAATAACGCCTATTTCTTCTTCGACGGTGCGATGTCTGTGCTGAAGCCATACATCGATTCCGGCAAACTGGTCGTGCGCAGCAAGCAGATGACGATGGCCCAGATTGCGACCTTGCGCTGGGACGGTGCATTGGCCCAGTCAAGGATGGATAACCTGCTGAGTGCGTATTACTCGGGTGATAATCTGGATGCAGTATTATCTCCTTATGATGGAATCAGTATTGGTATCATCTCATCCTTGAAAGGGATCGGTTACGGTACTTCGAACAAACCGCTGCCTGTTATTACAGGACAGGATGCCGAACTTGCTTCGATCAAGTCGATTGTGGCCGGGGAACAGACGCAGACGGTGTTCAAGGATACGCGGAAGCTAGCGGAGAAGACGGTAGAGATGGCCAATAGCATTTTGCAAGGAAAACAGGCTGAAGTTAATGATAAAACATCATATAACAACGGTATTGAGGTTGTTCCGGCGTATCTCTTGGATCCCATCTCCGTGGACCGTACAAATGTGGAGCAAGATATCGTTGGTACCCAGTATTACACGAAGGAAGAAATAGGACTGAAATAA
- a CDS encoding response regulator gives MTTSTETDETSGLTTVMEITPDSHVAKKYRVLIADDEPIIREGIRDAIDWTTLGMEVVGEAEDGEEALERAADLGVDIVLVDMNMPFLNGIELIRALQQKCPGCRYLIISGHDEFAYAQEAVRLGVEDYILKPVQAEQLHAALERLHQRLTEEHQRTAYVQQAAHQIERNIPLLRQRFMLEWLEGQAEGRDLTEQLVFLRLPAVPPVQVGVVRWPAAEARQTILRENDRQLFLYAVENIISELLGDVPHVLFRDVSGLIGMCLWQEAPEEIESLLEQQISSCLNIAIHAHVATHAGTLEETPDSYRHCRERVYGEVQLSPLVRRARQLIHEEYAERELTLESLASRLQVSAVYLSRVLKKELNDSFVTLVTHARIRKAIQLLDSTTLPIHTIAERVGYDTQHYFSTAFKKTMGISPVQYRKNGGTAYHPSAN, from the coding sequence GTGACAACTTCCACTGAAACAGATGAGACATCCGGATTGACTACAGTAATGGAGATTACGCCGGATAGCCATGTGGCGAAGAAATACCGCGTGCTCATCGCTGATGATGAACCGATCATTCGTGAGGGGATTCGGGATGCCATTGACTGGACAACTCTCGGGATGGAGGTTGTTGGTGAAGCGGAAGATGGCGAGGAAGCGCTGGAACGGGCGGCTGATTTGGGTGTGGATATTGTTCTCGTTGATATGAATATGCCATTCCTGAACGGAATCGAACTAATCCGTGCCCTTCAGCAGAAGTGCCCGGGCTGTCGTTACCTGATCATCTCGGGACATGATGAATTTGCATATGCGCAGGAGGCGGTTCGTCTTGGCGTAGAGGATTACATCTTAAAACCTGTGCAAGCAGAACAATTACATGCTGCGCTTGAGCGATTACATCAGCGACTTACTGAAGAGCACCAGAGGACGGCATATGTACAACAGGCAGCCCATCAGATTGAACGTAATATCCCGTTGCTTCGCCAGCGATTTATGCTGGAGTGGCTGGAGGGGCAGGCTGAAGGGAGGGATCTGACCGAGCAGCTTGTGTTTTTGCGGTTACCCGCCGTCCCACCTGTGCAGGTCGGGGTCGTACGCTGGCCTGCCGCTGAAGCTCGTCAGACGATACTGAGAGAGAATGATCGTCAGTTGTTTCTGTATGCAGTGGAAAATATAATCAGTGAACTGCTGGGGGACGTGCCACATGTCCTGTTTCGGGACGTAAGCGGGTTGATCGGCATGTGTCTGTGGCAGGAAGCCCCTGAAGAAATAGAGTCCCTTCTGGAACAACAGATTAGTTCTTGCCTGAATATTGCCATTCATGCTCATGTGGCGACACATGCAGGGACACTGGAAGAAACGCCGGATTCTTACCGTCATTGCCGTGAACGGGTATACGGAGAAGTGCAGTTGTCGCCTCTGGTTCGCCGGGCAAGACAACTTATTCACGAAGAATATGCCGAGCGGGAACTGACCCTGGAATCGCTCGCTTCCCGTCTACAAGTATCTGCCGTATATCTTAGCCGTGTGTTGAAGAAAGAGTTGAATGATTCCTTTGTCACGCTTGTCACGCATGCTCGCATTCGCAAGGCTATACAGCTTTTAGATTCAACAACACTGCCGATCCACACCATAGCTGAGCGTGTAGGTTATGATACCCAGCATTATTTCAGCACTGCATTTAAGAAAACAATGGGCATTTCGCCAGTGCAGTATCGAAAGAACGGGGGAACGGCTTATCATCCTTCTGCGAATTAA